The following are encoded in a window of Thalassotalea insulae genomic DNA:
- a CDS encoding peptidoglycan DD-metalloendopeptidase family protein, producing the protein MKSIRNFYIALPQQHRVVLSAVSLLLLLLLIIPSEKATASRQTEQSSFEVGKRYQLTVPKSSADTVTTESEETTAPLTAAETLNWQTATVKKGDSLAKIFKRLGFSPRTTYQVSQAKGNDSKLLKKLNVGDKLRIGKNQQGELASLEYPLSKTETLFVNLIEGKYQSSKETKTVEIRENIAHGVIKSNFWNAGIEAGLDDGQIINLANIFGWDIDFALDIRKGDAFHVVYENKYVDGEYIGTGKILAAEFVNQDEAFQAIRFTDGDYYSPDGKSMKKAFLRAPVNFKYISSNFKPKRFHPIQKRWKAHRGTDYRAKKGTPVVASGNGRVIKASYNRFNGNYVFIQHGNNIVTKYLHFTKRAVKSGQRVKQGQVIGYVGATGLAEAPHLHYEFLLNGVHRNPRTVKLPDAQPIAKKYRQAFAQIAEQRLTELAGSRLALNSLKQSDNQAL; encoded by the coding sequence TTGAAAAGTATAAGAAATTTCTATATAGCATTACCCCAACAGCACAGAGTTGTTCTCTCTGCTGTTAGCCTGTTATTACTTTTATTACTTATTATTCCCTCAGAAAAAGCAACGGCTAGTCGTCAAACCGAACAATCTTCGTTTGAAGTAGGTAAACGCTATCAATTAACTGTACCTAAAAGCAGTGCAGATACTGTAACAACTGAGTCAGAAGAAACAACTGCCCCCCTAACAGCAGCAGAGACACTGAACTGGCAGACTGCGACAGTCAAAAAAGGCGATTCATTAGCTAAAATATTTAAACGTTTAGGCTTTAGCCCCCGTACGACTTATCAAGTCAGCCAGGCAAAAGGCAATGATAGTAAGCTACTGAAAAAGCTTAATGTCGGAGATAAGTTACGCATAGGTAAAAATCAGCAAGGCGAGTTAGCATCATTAGAATACCCACTATCGAAAACCGAAACCTTATTCGTTAACCTGATTGAAGGTAAGTACCAATCTAGCAAAGAAACAAAAACCGTAGAGATCAGAGAAAATATCGCGCACGGTGTTATTAAATCAAATTTCTGGAATGCCGGTATTGAAGCCGGATTAGATGATGGTCAAATCATCAACTTAGCCAATATTTTTGGTTGGGATATCGATTTTGCCTTAGATATCCGAAAAGGCGATGCATTTCATGTTGTTTACGAAAATAAATATGTTGATGGCGAATATATCGGTACAGGTAAAATCTTAGCCGCAGAATTTGTCAATCAGGATGAAGCATTTCAGGCAATACGCTTTACCGATGGTGACTATTACTCACCTGACGGTAAAAGCATGAAAAAAGCATTTTTACGTGCACCGGTTAACTTTAAATATATCAGCTCTAATTTTAAGCCAAAGCGCTTTCATCCAATTCAAAAACGTTGGAAGGCGCACCGTGGAACAGATTATCGCGCGAAAAAAGGTACGCCTGTAGTCGCGTCAGGTAATGGACGAGTAATTAAAGCGAGCTATAACCGCTTCAACGGTAACTATGTTTTCATTCAGCACGGCAATAATATCGTCACTAAGTATTTGCATTTTACTAAACGTGCAGTGAAAAGCGGCCAAAGAGTGAAACAAGGGCAAGTAATTGGCTATGTAGGTGCCACAGGCCTTGCAGAAGCGCCGCATTTACATTATGAGTTTTTATTAAACGGTGTCCACCGCAATCCAAGAACCGTAAAATTACCGGATGCCCAACCAATTGCGAAAAAATACCGCCAGGCTTTTGCCCAAATCGCGGAGCAGCGATTAACTGAATTAGCAGGCTCAAGATTAGCGCTAAACTCACTTAAACAAAGTGATAATCAAGCGCTCTAA
- a CDS encoding LysR family transcriptional regulator: MNPYEDMQTFIRIVEAGSITKAAEQMDTVKSAVSRRLTELEKRLGVSLLTRTTRSQTLTESGLSYYQQSVRILEDLAEVESSIRSEHQALSGRIKIAAPLSFGLNHLNQALRTFNDIHPDVYFDIDFNDRKVDLVQEGFDLAIRIANLDDSTLMAKPLFKAQGILCASPSYLKKHGIPKTSEDLRQGHVRMHYTGGRNSWPLLTPSGNKTTVDIPTVVSANNGDFLCQAAIDGKGLLFTPDFICYKAIRQRQLIPLLREYWCDNNINGYAIYPQTRHLSQRVRVLINYLSQYFGDEPYWRIKNDN, from the coding sequence ATGAACCCTTACGAAGATATGCAAACTTTTATTCGGATTGTCGAAGCCGGCAGTATCACGAAAGCAGCAGAGCAGATGGATACCGTCAAATCAGCAGTTAGCCGACGATTAACAGAATTAGAAAAGCGACTAGGTGTTTCACTACTGACTCGAACAACACGCAGCCAAACCCTAACAGAATCAGGACTCAGTTATTACCAGCAGAGTGTCCGTATTTTAGAAGATTTAGCCGAAGTAGAATCTAGCATTCGCAGTGAACATCAGGCACTTTCCGGGCGGATAAAAATTGCGGCTCCGTTGTCTTTTGGTTTAAATCATTTAAACCAGGCGCTAAGAACCTTTAATGACATTCATCCCGATGTTTATTTTGATATCGACTTTAATGATCGTAAAGTTGACCTGGTTCAGGAAGGTTTCGATCTGGCAATTCGTATTGCCAATCTGGATGACTCAACTTTGATGGCCAAACCATTATTTAAAGCACAAGGGATCTTATGTGCCAGTCCCTCTTATCTAAAAAAGCATGGTATACCTAAAACCTCAGAGGATTTACGACAAGGTCATGTCCGAATGCATTATACCGGCGGGCGCAACAGCTGGCCGCTTTTGACACCATCGGGTAATAAAACCACAGTTGATATCCCAACAGTTGTCAGTGCCAATAACGGCGACTTTCTTTGTCAGGCGGCCATTGATGGCAAAGGCTTATTATTCACACCCGACTTTATTTGTTATAAGGCAATTCGTCAGCGCCAGCTTATTCCTTTATTACGTGAATATTGGTGCGACAATAATATTAACGGTTACGCTATTTACCCGCAAACCAGACACTTATCGCAACGGGTACGGGTGTTAATCAACTATTTAAGTCAGTATTTTGGCGATGAACCCTATTGGCGTATTAAAAATGATAACTAA
- a CDS encoding FMN-dependent NADH-azoreductase, with amino-acid sequence MASQNVLHINSSGRHQGSITREVSEQLVEQLIKKQKAGKVIKRDLATGLPFIDEQWIGANFTAAEDREAHHKETLALSDHLVGELQQAEHIVIASPVYNFSIPAVLKAWIDLVARARLTFKYTEQGPVGLLENKKAYLVMASGGVTIGSEADFATNYLKQVMAFIGITDVTVIDAGQIKLSSEQQTESIDQELDSLINA; translated from the coding sequence ATGGCATCACAAAACGTATTACACATTAATTCCAGTGGCCGTCACCAAGGGTCTATTACCCGTGAAGTATCTGAACAGTTAGTGGAACAACTCATCAAAAAACAAAAAGCTGGCAAAGTGATTAAACGTGATTTGGCAACAGGTCTACCGTTTATTGATGAACAGTGGATTGGCGCGAATTTTACCGCAGCGGAAGATCGTGAAGCGCATCATAAGGAAACCCTAGCGTTATCAGATCATTTGGTGGGTGAATTACAGCAGGCAGAGCATATTGTTATTGCGTCACCTGTGTATAATTTTAGTATTCCTGCGGTATTAAAAGCCTGGATTGATTTAGTTGCCAGGGCAAGACTTACTTTTAAATATACTGAGCAAGGCCCTGTTGGTTTGCTGGAAAATAAGAAGGCGTATTTAGTGATGGCGTCCGGCGGTGTAACTATTGGCAGTGAGGCGGATTTTGCTACTAACTATTTAAAACAGGTAATGGCGTTTATTGGTATTACTGATGTCACTGTTATTGATGCTGGGCAAATTAAGTTATCAAGTGAGCAACAAACAGAGAGTATCGATCAGGAATTAGATAGTTTAATTAATGCTTAA
- a CDS encoding anhydro-N-acetylmuramic acid kinase, with the protein MSHSGYYIGLMSGTSADGVDLALVSFNEKNVELISHYYQAYNQALAQKIIELYSPSINEIDRLGQLSVELAHFFAQAIQELLAQQKMSPKDIIAIGCHGQTIRHRPAKSEYINYPFTLQIGCSQTLACLTGIRTIGDFRTKDMALGGQGAPLVPAFHRYLFNELQQDAFIVNLGGIANITYLPEDKQQSVLGFDTGPANALLDAWCLQHTGKSFDQDGNWGAQGAISQPLLTELLSDPYFALPAPKSTGREYFTLDWLSQYLSCYNLAAVDVQATLVALTAHSVANAINKLSPKAFVYLCGGGIHNKQCYKQLKQQLSCHTLNSINTLKLNNNAFEAMAFAWLAFAYDKKFYGNIPTVTGASKQTVLGIEYTS; encoded by the coding sequence ATGAGTCACTCTGGTTACTATATTGGTTTAATGTCAGGTACCAGTGCTGATGGTGTTGATTTAGCCTTAGTTAGCTTTAACGAAAAAAACGTTGAACTGATCAGTCATTATTATCAAGCTTATAATCAAGCTTTAGCGCAAAAAATCATTGAGCTATATTCTCCATCAATTAATGAAATTGATCGCCTAGGTCAGCTTAGCGTCGAATTAGCACACTTTTTTGCCCAAGCGATACAAGAACTTCTTGCTCAGCAAAAAATGTCACCTAAAGATATTATCGCCATTGGCTGCCATGGTCAGACAATTAGGCACCGCCCTGCAAAGAGCGAGTACATTAATTACCCTTTTACCTTACAAATTGGCTGTAGTCAGACTCTGGCCTGTTTAACTGGTATCAGAACAATAGGTGACTTTAGAACAAAAGATATGGCGCTAGGCGGACAAGGAGCTCCATTAGTGCCAGCTTTTCATCGCTACCTATTTAATGAGTTGCAGCAAGATGCCTTTATCGTCAATCTTGGCGGCATAGCTAACATTACTTACCTGCCCGAAGATAAACAGCAGTCGGTACTTGGTTTCGATACCGGTCCGGCCAACGCATTACTTGACGCGTGGTGCTTACAACATACCGGCAAAAGTTTTGATCAAGACGGTAACTGGGGAGCCCAGGGAGCAATCTCTCAACCATTGTTAACAGAGTTACTATCAGATCCTTATTTTGCTCTGCCTGCGCCGAAAAGTACTGGTCGAGAATATTTTACTCTGGATTGGTTATCACAATATCTCAGTTGTTATAACCTTGCTGCCGTCGACGTGCAAGCAACATTAGTGGCATTAACCGCTCACTCTGTTGCAAATGCCATTAACAAATTATCCCCGAAAGCTTTCGTATATTTATGCGGAGGAGGAATCCACAACAAGCAGTGTTATAAGCAATTAAAACAGCAACTTAGCTGCCACACGTTAAATTCAATTAATACACTAAAGCTGAATAATAACGCATTTGAAGCTATGGCATTTGCCTGGTTGGCGTTCGCATATGACAAAAAATTCTATGGAAATATCCCAACGGTGACGGGAGCTAGCAAGCAAACCGTGCTCGGAATTGAATATACAAGCTGA
- a CDS encoding SMP-30/gluconolactonase/LRE family protein gives MRYFSTIALSLFFPSQLTIAAQEATQDWMPAQSFTKGVEGPAVDKNGNLYAVNFAKDGTIGKVNKQNNGEIFIELPNGSIGNGIRFDKFNNMYIADYVNHNIFKYDIAAKQLSVFAHNPKMNQPNDIAISDSGILFASDPNWSKNTGNIWRINTDGTSNLLEANMGTTNGIEVSPDNNTLYVNESVQRKIWRYQLDAQGNISNKSLFYQFDSFGLDGMRCDKAGNLYVARYGAGEVVVISPQGKLLRSIKLKGQHPTNVAFGGKTGKQVFVTMQQRGAIETFQTGIAGRYF, from the coding sequence ATGCGCTATTTTTCAACTATTGCTCTTTCTTTATTTTTTCCCAGTCAACTTACTATTGCAGCACAAGAAGCCACTCAAGATTGGATGCCAGCACAAAGCTTTACCAAAGGCGTTGAAGGACCAGCAGTAGATAAAAATGGCAATTTATATGCGGTCAATTTCGCTAAAGATGGCACTATTGGCAAAGTGAATAAACAAAATAACGGCGAAATTTTTATCGAACTACCTAATGGTTCTATCGGTAATGGTATTCGTTTCGATAAGTTTAATAACATGTATATTGCTGATTATGTCAATCACAATATTTTCAAATATGACATAGCGGCTAAACAACTATCCGTTTTTGCCCATAACCCAAAGATGAATCAGCCAAACGATATTGCGATATCTGATAGTGGTATTTTGTTTGCCAGCGATCCTAACTGGTCAAAAAACACTGGCAATATCTGGCGTATTAATACCGATGGTACCTCGAATTTATTAGAAGCTAACATGGGCACCACTAACGGTATTGAAGTAAGTCCAGATAACAACACCTTGTATGTTAATGAAAGTGTACAACGGAAGATTTGGCGTTATCAGTTAGACGCACAAGGCAACATTAGCAACAAATCACTCTTCTATCAGTTTGATAGCTTTGGTTTAGATGGTATGCGCTGTGATAAAGCAGGTAACCTATATGTTGCAAGATACGGTGCTGGTGAAGTAGTAGTTATTTCTCCTCAAGGTAAGCTGCTACGTTCAATAAAACTAAAAGGTCAACACCCGACGAATGTTGCCTTTGGAGGTAAAACGGGCAAACAAGTGTTTGTTACTATGCAACAGAGGGGCGCGATAGAAACTTTTCAAACAGGTATCGCTGGCCGATATTTTTAA
- a CDS encoding DoxX family protein produces the protein MRTIENYGNLIGRILISIIFLMAGISKISGYDGTVGYMEAMGIPGQLLPLVILTEIAGALAIIVGFKTRIVAFLLAGFTVLSALIFHADFTDQMQSILFMKNIAIAGGFMFLVANGAGYVSIDNGMPKKSN, from the coding sequence ATGAGAACTATTGAGAATTACGGCAATTTAATCGGACGCATTTTAATCAGCATCATTTTTTTAATGGCAGGGATAAGTAAAATTTCGGGCTATGACGGAACAGTTGGCTATATGGAAGCTATGGGAATACCAGGTCAGCTTCTCCCCTTGGTGATCTTGACTGAAATCGCAGGTGCATTAGCGATCATTGTTGGTTTTAAAACCCGAATCGTCGCATTTTTACTTGCTGGCTTTACTGTGCTGTCAGCATTGATTTTTCATGCCGACTTTACCGATCAAATGCAATCTATTTTATTTATGAAAAATATCGCGATTGCTGGTGGCTTTATGTTTTTAGTGGCTAATGGTGCTGGGTATGTCTCTATTGATAACGGCATGCCAAAGAAAAGTAATTAA
- a CDS encoding pirin family protein, with protein sequence MNAVREVKQVINGLAASDGDGVQLTRLIGTPYLDMLDPFLMLDAFSSDQAQDYIGGFPDHPHRGFETVTYMLAGKMRHRDNLGNEGVIAKGDVQWMSAGKGVIHSEMPEQEDGLLAGFQLWVNLPASAKMSAPKYQEIKSNDIAIEALAGGGQIKVIAGETQQGTKGVIQNDFVSPTYWDVSLTENEVLTQGVDKNHNAFIYVVDGSLAIGKQQTRVNQGQLAVLTAAQAIEVTSLQASRFLVIAGKPLNEPVARGGPFVMNTREEINQAFHDYQAGQF encoded by the coding sequence ATGAATGCAGTAAGAGAAGTTAAACAGGTTATTAATGGTTTAGCCGCCTCAGATGGAGACGGAGTGCAATTAACCCGCTTAATCGGCACGCCGTATCTTGACATGCTCGACCCATTTCTCATGCTAGATGCGTTTAGCTCTGATCAAGCGCAAGACTATATTGGTGGCTTTCCTGACCATCCGCATCGCGGGTTTGAAACTGTCACTTATATGCTGGCGGGTAAAATGCGTCATCGGGATAATTTGGGTAATGAAGGCGTGATTGCAAAAGGAGATGTTCAATGGATGAGTGCCGGTAAAGGTGTGATTCATTCAGAAATGCCGGAACAGGAAGATGGCTTACTTGCTGGGTTTCAGCTCTGGGTAAATTTACCTGCTAGTGCAAAAATGTCAGCGCCCAAGTATCAGGAGATAAAAAGTAATGATATAGCCATCGAAGCGCTTGCTGGTGGTGGTCAGATCAAAGTGATTGCCGGAGAAACCCAGCAAGGAACCAAGGGCGTGATTCAGAATGATTTTGTCTCGCCAACCTATTGGGATGTTAGCCTCACTGAAAATGAAGTGTTAACACAAGGGGTGGATAAAAACCACAATGCGTTTATTTATGTTGTTGATGGCAGCCTAGCAATTGGCAAGCAACAAACCCGAGTTAACCAAGGGCAACTTGCTGTGCTAACGGCTGCGCAGGCGATTGAAGTGACATCATTACAAGCAAGCCGTTTTCTAGTGATTGCAGGTAAGCCGTTAAATGAGCCTGTTGCTCGTGGAGGTCCTTTTGTGATGAATACCAGAGAAGAAATTAATCAAGCATTTCATGATTATCAAGCGGGTCAATTCTAA
- a CDS encoding substrate-binding periplasmic protein: MSCIKNLIAANLFSNYLFSRLVLLALLTQVKVTSASEPELFLVTEHLPPYQIVDQNSQLSGFSVELVHEVLKRSGYSYQMNVYSWVRSYNLTLQKPNHCIFSIARLPIRENLFQWIGQITELNNAVIWGIKAKQHDKINDIEEIKKYLIAVNKNDATHLGLVERGFVENKNLYVLEHTNSLINLLMTRPEIDFIVADDITIAYRAELAGVDFDSLQRVFEVKDLQLDFHLACNKQTPKAITDKLTQALKSIHSDGFYQNTLAKWRGKMNHR, encoded by the coding sequence GTGAGTTGCATTAAAAATTTAATCGCTGCTAATCTCTTTAGCAACTATCTGTTTAGCAGGCTAGTGCTGTTGGCGCTGTTAACACAGGTAAAAGTAACATCGGCATCTGAGCCGGAATTATTTCTGGTAACAGAGCATTTACCCCCCTACCAAATCGTCGATCAAAATAGTCAGCTGTCTGGATTTTCTGTTGAACTGGTCCATGAGGTATTAAAGCGTAGCGGTTACTCTTATCAAATGAATGTCTACTCCTGGGTACGTTCTTATAATCTAACCTTACAAAAACCTAATCACTGCATCTTCTCTATTGCTCGTCTGCCAATAAGAGAAAACTTATTTCAATGGATAGGCCAAATAACCGAACTCAATAATGCCGTTATTTGGGGCATCAAAGCTAAACAGCACGACAAAATAAACGATATCGAAGAAATTAAAAAATACTTAATTGCTGTTAATAAAAATGATGCTACTCACTTGGGATTAGTAGAAAGAGGTTTTGTTGAAAATAAAAACTTGTATGTCCTTGAACATACCAACTCACTGATTAACCTGTTAATGACCCGTCCGGAAATTGACTTTATTGTCGCTGACGACATCACCATAGCGTACCGAGCAGAGCTTGCTGGCGTTGATTTTGATAGCTTACAGCGTGTGTTTGAGGTTAAAGATTTACAATTAGATTTTCATCTGGCGTGCAATAAGCAGACACCAAAAGCAATTACCGATAAACTGACTCAGGCATTAAAAAGCATTCATAGTGACGGCTTCTATCAAAACACGCTCGCAAAATGGCGGGGTAAAATGAATCATAGATAA
- the nosR gene encoding transcriptional regulator NosR: MNKTLLFNRRIILAMLMIISILIPAHALFVSPPKDPIPLIHEIFPELTKIGEKQGEPLTWTIYKGDEIIGYAFETNDIAKIPAYSGEPVNMLVAIDPKGVYLGAKVLEHHEPIILAGIPETKLYEFADQYPGLSVSDRLKVGGSKQGGTTHIDGLSGATVTVMVMNVAIVKSATKVARALGIIKADQQIIQPMATIYQDVYQKTDWQTLVGDGSIRRLYLNRKMVDEAFFGTAAEHIGQALPEQKDEMFAEIYFAQLNIPSIGKNLLGESEYQWLTKTLQPGEHAIAVMGNGYSYKGSGYVRGGIFDRLQVLQNGDAIAFRDLDHTRLTDLYIDGVPEFREMSIFIIREHHAFNPGVDWQLELLVRRQTGAVDSIFTSFKGDYHTLDKYVDRPTVILPEPELTLTQQVWQEKNLEVMILAGLMVILLATLFLQDILVKHPTFLHNFRHGFLIVTVVFIGWVWGGQLSVVNVFTFLQAFMSEFSWDLFLLDPVIFILWCAAAVTMILWGRAVYCGWLCPFGALQELLNVFARYIKIPQIEPPFAVHERLWAIKYLILLGLFGLSLDSLAMAEQFAEVEPFKTTFLLKFDREWPFIAWALLLLVINLFNRKFFCRYLCPLGAALSVGNNVKLFNWLKRRPECGKPCQTCAKECEIQAIHPDGTINMRECHYCLDCQITYFNEQKCPPLKKLARKKNRFNEQNKENEIPTVNVA; this comes from the coding sequence ATGAATAAAACGCTGTTATTTAATCGCCGTATAATATTAGCCATGCTGATGATTATTAGCATACTAATCCCTGCCCATGCACTTTTTGTTAGCCCTCCTAAAGATCCTATTCCCCTTATCCATGAAATTTTTCCAGAGTTGACCAAAATCGGTGAAAAGCAAGGTGAGCCATTAACGTGGACCATTTATAAAGGTGATGAAATTATTGGTTATGCGTTTGAAACCAATGATATAGCCAAAATACCAGCATATTCTGGTGAACCAGTAAATATGCTGGTCGCTATTGATCCTAAGGGCGTTTATCTCGGCGCTAAAGTTTTAGAACACCACGAACCGATTATTTTGGCGGGTATTCCTGAAACTAAATTGTATGAGTTTGCCGATCAATATCCCGGCTTGTCTGTTAGCGACCGTTTAAAAGTAGGTGGTAGTAAACAAGGTGGCACTACGCATATCGATGGCTTATCTGGTGCTACTGTGACCGTGATGGTGATGAACGTTGCTATTGTTAAATCAGCAACTAAAGTGGCACGTGCACTTGGTATCATTAAAGCCGATCAACAGATCATTCAGCCAATGGCGACCATCTATCAGGATGTCTATCAGAAAACAGATTGGCAAACCTTAGTCGGGGATGGCTCTATTAGACGCCTATACCTCAACCGTAAAATGGTCGATGAAGCGTTTTTTGGCACCGCTGCTGAACATATAGGTCAAGCGTTGCCAGAACAAAAAGATGAGATGTTTGCTGAGATCTACTTTGCTCAACTCAATATACCTAGCATAGGCAAAAACTTATTAGGTGAATCGGAATATCAATGGTTAACGAAAACGCTACAACCTGGCGAGCATGCGATCGCCGTGATGGGAAATGGCTATTCTTATAAGGGCTCAGGGTATGTGCGTGGTGGTATCTTCGATCGTCTTCAGGTCTTACAAAACGGTGACGCAATTGCCTTTCGAGACTTAGATCATACTCGCCTTACTGATTTGTATATCGATGGTGTTCCTGAGTTTCGTGAAATGTCGATATTTATCATTCGCGAACATCACGCATTTAATCCAGGTGTCGATTGGCAGCTGGAGTTATTAGTGCGTCGGCAAACAGGTGCGGTGGATAGCATTTTCACCAGCTTTAAAGGGGATTATCACACCTTAGATAAATACGTTGATCGTCCAACGGTGATCTTGCCAGAGCCGGAATTGACGTTGACTCAGCAAGTTTGGCAGGAAAAAAATCTCGAAGTGATGATTTTAGCTGGGTTAATGGTGATATTACTGGCGACGCTGTTTTTGCAAGATATCTTAGTCAAGCATCCAACGTTTTTGCATAATTTTCGTCATGGTTTTTTAATCGTTACTGTGGTTTTTATTGGCTGGGTTTGGGGCGGACAATTATCCGTAGTGAATGTCTTCACTTTCCTGCAAGCCTTTATGTCTGAATTTTCCTGGGATTTGTTTTTACTGGATCCGGTGATTTTTATTTTATGGTGCGCGGCTGCGGTCACCATGATCTTATGGGGCAGAGCGGTCTATTGTGGTTGGTTATGCCCGTTTGGTGCGTTGCAAGAACTACTCAATGTCTTTGCTCGCTATATTAAAATTCCACAAATCGAACCACCGTTCGCCGTTCATGAACGCTTGTGGGCAATTAAATATTTAATTTTATTAGGACTGTTTGGCCTGTCGCTTGACTCATTAGCAATGGCTGAACAGTTTGCAGAAGTTGAGCCTTTTAAAACCACCTTTTTACTAAAATTTGACCGTGAGTGGCCATTTATCGCTTGGGCATTATTGCTGCTGGTTATCAATTTGTTTAACCGCAAGTTCTTTTGTCGCTACCTATGTCCGCTTGGTGCGGCGCTTTCTGTGGGTAATAACGTCAAACTGTTTAATTGGCTTAAACGTCGTCCTGAATGTGGCAAGCCCTGTCAAACCTGTGCCAAAGAATGTGAGATTCAGGCGATTCACCCTGATGGCACTATCAATATGCGCGAGTGTCATTATTGTCTGGATTGCCAAATTACCTATTTTAATGAGCAAAAATGTCCGCCGCTTAAGAAGCTGGCACGAAAGAAAAATCGTTTTAACGAGCAAAACAAAGAAAATGAGATACCGACGGTTAATGTCGCTTAA
- the tyrS gene encoding tyrosine--tRNA ligase: MSDVSQAFAELKRGSDEILLEEELLEKLKQGKPLKIKAGFDPTAPDLHLGHTVLINKLRQFQQQGHEVIFLIGDFTGMIGDPTGKNVTRKPLTKEDVLANAETYKEQVFKILDPAKTRVEFNSSWMEQLGAAGMLKLASRQTVARMMERDDFKKRYTNGQSIAIHEFMYPLVQGWDSVALEADVELGGTDQKFNLLMGRELQKSEGQRPQTVLMMPLLEGLDGVQKMSKSLGNYIGITDTPTEMFGKVMSISDELMWRYFDLLSFKPLEEIAAYKAKVAEGANPRDVKIDLAKELIARFHSEQAAEAAHQEFINRFQKGALPDDMPELTLAAENGEIAIANLLKEAGLVASTSEAMRMIKQGAAKIDGEKVTDNKLMIDQGATAVYQVGKRKFAKVTVN; encoded by the coding sequence ATGTCAGATGTCAGCCAAGCGTTTGCCGAGTTAAAACGCGGTAGTGATGAAATCTTACTGGAAGAAGAATTACTGGAAAAGTTAAAGCAAGGTAAACCTCTTAAAATTAAGGCGGGCTTTGATCCAACGGCACCTGATTTACATTTAGGCCATACGGTATTAATCAATAAATTGCGTCAGTTTCAGCAACAAGGGCACGAAGTGATTTTCCTGATCGGTGATTTCACTGGCATGATAGGTGATCCTACCGGTAAAAATGTCACCCGTAAGCCGTTAACCAAAGAAGATGTGCTGGCAAATGCTGAAACTTATAAAGAGCAGGTATTTAAAATTCTTGACCCAGCAAAAACCCGAGTGGAATTTAACTCCAGCTGGATGGAGCAATTAGGGGCTGCCGGCATGTTAAAACTGGCGTCTCGTCAAACCGTTGCTCGGATGATGGAGCGTGATGATTTTAAAAAGCGTTATACTAATGGCCAATCGATTGCTATCCATGAATTTATGTACCCATTAGTGCAGGGCTGGGATTCTGTTGCGTTAGAAGCTGATGTTGAACTTGGCGGTACCGATCAAAAGTTCAACCTATTAATGGGCCGCGAACTGCAAAAATCTGAAGGGCAACGTCCGCAAACTGTATTAATGATGCCATTACTCGAAGGCTTAGATGGCGTGCAGAAGATGTCAAAATCATTAGGCAATTATATTGGTATTACCGATACGCCAACGGAAATGTTCGGTAAAGTGATGTCGATTTCTGATGAGCTGATGTGGCGTTATTTTGATTTATTAAGCTTTAAACCGCTGGAAGAAATTGCTGCTTATAAAGCAAAAGTAGCTGAAGGGGCAAATCCACGTGATGTCAAAATTGATCTGGCGAAAGAACTTATTGCGCGTTTTCATAGTGAACAAGCTGCCGAAGCTGCGCATCAAGAGTTTATTAATCGTTTTCAAAAAGGCGCGTTGCCAGATGATATGCCAGAGCTGACATTAGCAGCAGAAAATGGTGAGATTGCTATTGCCAATTTATTAAAAGAAGCTGGCCTAGTGGCAAGTACTTCCGAGGCAATGCGAATGATCAAGCAGGGAGCTGCGAAAATAGACGGTGAAAAAGTAACGGATAATAAGTTGATGATCGATCAGGGGGCGACTGCCGTTTATCAAGTAGGTAAACGAAAGTTTGCCAAAGTTACGGTCAACTAA